TCATATTTTAAGTGCTTGTGCATCATTATTTCTGAAGCGGATATTGGTGAGGGGCCCATCATGCAGAACAACCTGAAAACGTTATGCAGTTGACCGGTGTACCGCATGATTAGTCGTCTCGAAAACTAAAGTGTTGCCCATatatgcactcatgctcataaattaaggataattgcgccacacaacgtggcactacacaaaatggacgctgatagcataggcacatagggaacacaagaCACAAATCTGTACGTCCACGGTATCGGAGATAAGTTaaaaaaccgttccgaaacacatgtgctacaaaacgccactgtttcctgcgcatgtaccccgacatcagtgtgggatatgatcaccatgcacatgtacacaggccccacaacgggttggcatactctggatcaggtggtagagcacctgctggggtatagcctcccattcttgcaccagtggcagtcggagctcctgaagtgtcgtaggggtttgaagacgtgcagcgatacgtcgaccgagagcatcccagacgtgctcgatggggtttaggtctggtgaacaggcaggccactccattcgcctaatatcttttgtttcaaggtactccttcacgatggcagctcggtggggccatcaggaggaaggtcggacccactgcaccccctaaaaggctgacatactggtgcaaaatgacatcccgatacacctgacctgttacagttcctctgttcaAAGACCTGCAGGGGTAtgcgtgcagccggccgcggtggccgtgcggttctggcgctgcagtccggaaccgcgaggctgctacggtcgcaggttcgaatcctgcctcgggcatgggtgtgtgtgatgcccttaggttagttaggtttaagtagttctaagttctaggggacttatgaactaagatgttgagtcccatagtgctcagagccatttttttttttttttgtatgcgtgcaccaatcataatcccaccccacaccatcaaaacacgacctccatacaggtccctttcaaggtcattaaggggttggtatctgcttcctggttcatgccagatgaaaacccggcgagaatcactgttcagactacacctggactcgttcgtgaacataacctgggaccactgttccaatgaacatgtactgtgttcttgacagagggcttcacgggctctcctgtgaccaggggtcattggaatgcaccttgctggtctccaggcgaataaactatgtctgttcagtcgtctgtagactgtgtgtctgcaaACAGCTGTTCCAGtcgctgcagtaaggtcccgagcaacgcTAATCTGCAGTACGCTGtgcccgtctgcgggcactgatggtgagatatcggtcttcttatggtgtttttcactgtggacgtcccgtactgtagtgcctggacacgttccctgtctgctggaatcgttgccataatcttgagatcacactttgtgacacacagagggcccgtgctacgccTTGCTGTAATTGatgagcctccagtcgccctagtattcataACGTCATCGGTAtgagttctttgagccattttcaacacgtctgaaaacgtctgcacacttactcgctgcaccgtactctgacatacgccaacacacctctgcgtatgtggactgctgccagtgccaccgtgcgacgaccacaggtcaaatgcacagcatggtcataccgcgaggtgatttaaacccgcaaaccgcccaccagagcgttgtttcaccatgtatcagcattatccttaatttattagcatgagtgtacTATCTGGTCAACggtatcaaatggttgaaatggctctgagcactacgggacttctgagatcatcagtcttctagaacttagaactacttaaacctaactaacctacggacaacacccgaggtaggattcgaacctgccaccgtaccggtcgcgcggttccagactgtagcgattagaaccgctcggccactccagccgtctCAACTGTATCCACACAACTACTAGTGCATGTTAATACGGGGTGCTTTATAACGGCTTGACCTCTGTTAGTGAccctttcaatgagatgtctgagtgtgtgtgtgtggagaggtgGCTCATTCTTACTAAACTGCTGAAACGAGAGAAGGTGGGGATACTGGACGCTGGGACTATTAGGTCTTCGGCGCGACTCAGGCAGGACATCTCATGTAAAATATGTTAATGCCCACAAACCATTGGgtcacaggtgctgctttatgacaagatatattctcatgctgatacagtcatcgtctcggGGTTATTACCCTACCACACACAGTAAAAGATGGTGTAAATTATGTTCATGTCTTTTCGTATTCAGTGTTTCCTTAAACGCAATAAGGCGACCGCACACTAATCAAGAAAATCAGCCCATGCTGTAACTCCACCTCCCCCTTACTTCACCGTTAGCGCTAAACATGGTAGCAGGTAACGTTCTAGAGGCTACCGAGAAGCTGCTCGATcgctgtatcccattctttttatctCCCTACTCACAATTATTGTGCcatctggactgctggtagcgcATTGAGTTCACGAGTCTTTCTtgacgctgatttcatgcgattttgtacAACCAGTGCTCGACAGTCCGTGCCTGTCAATACATGCATGACGTCTGCTGGTCTTGATTTAGTCGTGGTTGCTTCTGCGAGATCCCACTTGACAATGAGTCACCAACAGTCAACTTAGGTAGCTTTAGAACGGTTGAAATTTCCTTGGTGAATTTCTTACTCAGTTCATGTTCaaagttactgagctctcctgacagacccattctgctgtAAATGCTTCTCCACTGACTCGTCAATAGTCCTCATCTCTTTTTACGCTTACGGGTACATCTCTCTTAGCATCTAGTAGTCAGTTCCGTATTGTATCagaatgtccagatacttttgatgtgaTGGTGTGACTAAGTGAGCGGCAACTGGAAATGAGAACGTAGTAGATGacgtacactgtctgatcaaaaatatctgtaAATCCCCTATACAATGCGTAATTTACTACTAGAAACCATGAGAAGCGAACACACTGGAATGAAAGGAGGTGGGTAGTTTGGTGTTGTACTGCGTACGCTAGAGGAACAGTTCGAAAACGATGATTCATTGTACCAGTATGACAACGCACTCTGTTTAGGAGCAGTGTCTGTGACATAATTACTTATGTACAATAACTTCCTGAAGTGGACTGGTCTGCCACGAGGCCTGACTTGAACTAGatggatgagttagaatgtcgactttagACGCCAGAGTCCAACATCACGTCCTCCTCAGGTTTCAGCTCCTTAAGAAGATTGGGCTGAGATTCCccacagacactcagacacctcactgaaagtctcCCCATCAGAGCTCAAACCGTCATAACGGCAAAGTGTGGACACAACTCTTACCAGTcttcactaataggtgtctggatacttttcatcagttTATGTTCGAAAAGTTCACGAAAAAGGATTTCCTGGGGGGAAAGGCTTAGCGAAATTTAAGTTATTATTATATGTACAAAATAACCATAAATCACATGTTCATCATTTCCAAACGTGAACTCTGCCATATCTATAAGACGAGAAACTTTGAGTTAAATAAGACGTATAATCCTCGACACATTCGCGCCGAGAGATAAGCTGTTGCCCGTTTGGTTTCATTACGAGAAACAGATAGCTAGGTTTATAATTAACCCATTATCACGCTTTTAGAAATAACCACCTAGTTCTAATTTCTCTCTCCAACAGCTTATGATCAGGGAAATGTTGACAGTAAATGCCTAGGCTCCGCAAAAATTCAGGACGATATGCGACTGTTTTGAAAACGACCTGACGAATAATTTTCTAATTGATGAATGTTCCTCTTCCAATACAAGCATAAAAATGATGATGTAACGCATCTTCAGCAAATGAATCTACGTTGGTAATCCGCTTATTCATacgattgtttgccgatgatgcaaacattgcaaatcaaatgtagtcttagaaagatcggctaataataTATTTGTGGacgttaatcactggttcctagaaaattctttgtcactaaactttgaagaaTCCCACTAcacgcagttcagaacttgtaagcggtgtcccacgagtatatgcctaacattcgatgacaagcagatagaagaagcggATAGTGTTCAATTCTTGGGATTATAACTTGattataaattcaactgggaggagcacaccaccgaactgctgaagcgtcttaaaaaatctctatttgcaatgtgaattgtgtcagacacaggggatataaaaatgaaaaagctggcatactatgcttactttcgttacataatgtcatatgggactattttttggggtaattcatcaagccaagctaaagttttccgggcacaaaaacgtgcaataagagttatatgtggtgtgaactcaagaacatcctgcagaagcctgtttagggaactagggattctaactactgcttcccagtatatttaattcttaatgaaatttgtcattaaaaatatatcactttttcaaaccaacagctcaattcatggaaccaatactagaaataagaataatcttcacaagtatTTAAAGTTACTTACtcctgtacaaaaaggtgtgcatttttcaggaatacacattttcaataacttaccagcagccatagaaagcttcacaacccatgaaattcagtttcagagaagccaaaaggatttattggtggccaactactTCTACCCGATTGATGGATTTCTTAGTAGAACCAAcagatttgtgtgtgtttgtgtgtgtgtgtgtgtgtgtgtgtgtgtgtgtgtgtgtgtgtgtgtgtgtgtgtaagtacactctaacttctccaccatttcagtgcagtaatgttttCCTCGTAAATAATtcttgtagtagttctattacttgtttattatcttataaataaaaaacccttttttttaattttacattcagtgcattaatttgattttagtaaatgagtgtttgtgatatgattctttcatatagtgttcattaaaaaactgacgcaaattccacttgggacctgtggaaggtatattaactttttctttcagttgtaaatatttgtcatgtgttattgttttctgacatgttctacatcatggaggacctcctcactaaggATCAATTGGAAAGAAAgtaaatctaatataatctaaaaaAAAATCCCCCTCCAACCCCGACCCCAACCACAACCCCATTCTGCTTTTCAGCTTCGAACTTCTTACCTGTATATTCCCTTGACAGTCTTTACGATAGTGTTTTCGAGTTAAAGGAGATGCTTCCATCGTATCTTTCTTCCTTGAAGCAGACCCATGACACACATATCCTTTCCTCGGGTGACTCGTACGGCAATCGCCGGAGTAAAAAGGACGTCGCTAGTTTCAGCTCCTTACATTTCACaaattttcttctgaaattgttagacatcacacaacaaataaaataatgactcccaaaattataagaaatgaaatcaatCAAAATCGCAGAGGGCAGCCAACAGCTTGAACATGAAGCACAGTGCAGGCGAGCTGTTTGTAATACTGAGAGTAAAGTTTTGGCAAGAGCGGGTGACTACTGTGTCTCCAAGTCCCTTAGGATTGGCCGAATAAGTACTCTTGCGTGAGCCTTACCCGACAATTTCCTACGCAGCACTGAATCTTCAAGTAATTTCGGAGAGATTATAGCTTCGCTGGATACGGCAACGTTTCCAAACGATGGTGCTTATCGTCAACTTGTTCCTCAAGAAATGCTATATATCCTTCGATGTTTTCGAGTATCGTTTTTCCATATTCTTTATATGTGAACAACCAGGGCCGGTTTAGGACCCAAGAGATATAAGCTGCAGCTTGTAGCGCCAAGCTTAGAGAGTTGCCACATTGGTCACAGCAGTAGGCTAAGATTTCTGTACAGGACGTGTCGCAGCTAGTATGGTCGCTTTGGGCGCCAAGCTGAGAGGGGTATCGTAGCCCAAGATTGCATGGAGTGAGTATCACAATTAGTTATGTGTAATGTTAGtttaattacgtaaccattacggcacctcaactcaacctctcgataccagcaatattttactgtgtttctgttaactacttaacatatttctgagacaacattcagatttgatttcatttgtgatacattgatatgtttatattgaaatgatattattcttatgtgtattctttcttttgtcactatgatctttcacgtacttgtaactctgatttttgggcgcggaagcgattattagttacttgttagagagttagagtcggaccttgagaggatcaagtcttggacgtcatgttggaaagacgcatattgtagccagtttataaaatgtgaacagtgaggaagatgttttcaagtatgttttgtattgtgaagtgatgttttgtgtgttacgtgatattgcaataaaagcaactaaaaagaagtgtaacttaaattcggagtgctgatctttttctttttacatcgctattgtgctaactttgaaaggtttattcttcaagaatggtttgtgaagcgcatctacaaaacttttgaatatagcagaataaaacctaggcctctttgcagccgagcttggaatcatcaccacctagattttcgacgattgagccatgattttacaacgagaccagcgaggtaaacacgaaaagatgagtgcctagtttattcattattacatgatatgactttattaactgtgctctaatatcacctgccacataatatgactgttgttgcccgaaaatgcagtatttagcagtgtgagcaacaccacaatcattattaaattttgacctttgttgtggtagggtagtTAGTAGTGAAAGCTGACACGAGTAAAAATGTGTGAGTGAAATGGGGGCGATCGCGGCGTCAAACGATacgtcgcttgtgtggaaaaatattcTCCAACAGGCCTTGTGAACAAATGATTCCACGTCGCTCCCTGTTCTCCGGATTTTCGGTCCATCTGGCAGAAATGCTTCCATTTCCTTCTGTTATCTCACATTGCCACCTTTAGGCATACAATGGAATGAAACTAAGTTCTACGTACCTTACGAGTTGCTGATGTGTCTTGATGCAGAGACACAGGTTGTTGTAGGTACTGTCACGCTCAGCAGATACCTGAACTTCCTCTTCTTCATCTGATCTAAATACCGTCCGCATATCTTCGTTGTGCAGCTTCAGGTTTTTAATCCGGGCTGCCAAAATTCGGAGCTGGGCAGCGGTGTGCAGCATAGTCGCCATGAAGAAGCAGTCCATTTGACAATTGATTAATGCTATGAATATAATGGAAATGACTTGCATGGCGTAAGACAGTTCGTAAATGAGGAAGGCGGTCGCGTCCGTCAGAGGTAACTGCTGGAAGGGTAGTCTCCTGGTGCCCGGGGCAGCGATCAGAGGAGCGAAGGACCAGGCCACCAGCTACGTGATGGCGTACACCAGGAAGCCGATGGTGACCCGCATAGTCCGCTTTTGCGTGGCCTTGAAGAGAGCCGCCAGTGGTGGCTCAGCATGCACGTACTCCCTCTGGCTGTCTACCAGAGCGTCCAGCACTCTCACAAGTCGACAATAGCTCCGCTCGTGGCGCAGGAAGAAGGTAAGCTTGAGCACGCCTACGCAAACTACTGACACGTTGGACAGCGCCAGTGTAAAATCCTGCAGGCCGCCGTGTAGGGTGCACAGGTTGACAGCTGCTTCTGCAATATGGGCCACGCAGAGCACGACGATGGTGGCTGTGGATGAGCGAAACAGCAACGAGTCCGTCAGTGGCCACAGGCCCACCATATGGAGTATCCGTATATTGCATTTCAGCACAGATTTTGTAGCGTACTCCCATGTCAGCTGCTTCGCCTCTTCCGATTCCCAACTCATGGTCGGACGATAAACAGCCGAGCAAATTTCACAACTGCAGCAAATCAGACTTCAGGACTTAGAAAGCAACTTCAAGCTCTGTCTTTAACACCAACGTCGCATATGGAACAGAGGCACAAGCGTGGCTGTTCCATTCTTCGCACGACCCTTTTTTCTTCCACTGTATAAGGCTACATCAGTAACATTTTAGAAATTTATCTACCGTTAGAAGACGAGAATTATACATTGATAGCAACTAAAGACAATTCTTAGCTAACATAAC
This sequence is a window from Schistocerca americana isolate TAMUIC-IGC-003095 chromosome 4, iqSchAmer2.1, whole genome shotgun sequence. Protein-coding genes within it:
- the LOC124613466 gene encoding uncharacterized protein LOC124613466, with the translated sequence MSWESEEAKQLTWEYATKSVLKCNIRILHMVGLWPLTDSLLFRSSTATIVVLCVAHIAEAAVNLCTLHGGLQDFTLALSNVSVVCVGVLKLTFFLRHERSYCRLVRVLDALVDSQREYVHAEPPLAALFKATQKRTMRVTIGFLVYAIT